Within Schumannella luteola, the genomic segment CGCCGGCGGCCCGCGGGAAGCGGTCGAGCGTCGACGGGTCGTGCCCGGTGACGACGTGCGCGACCTCGCCCGAGGCGAGGGCGTCGCGGATGAGCCGGAATGCGTCGTACATGGCCGGCAGCTCGGCGACCGAGGTGAACGGCATGTCGCGCTCGTACTCCTCGTAGTAGTGCACGGCGTCGCTGGCGAGCAGCACGGTGCCCTCGCTCGTGTCGACGAGCACCATCGCCTGGCCGGGCGTGTGGCCACCGACCTCGATGACGCGCACGCCCGGGGCGTAGTCGAGCTCGCCGCCGAAGAAGTCGATGCGGCCGGCGTCGCGCGCGGCGACGAGGGCGGCGATCTCCGTGTCCTCCACCGAGTGGTGGAAGAGCGTCTGGTGGCCGTTCGGGCCCGTCCAGAAGTCGAACTCCTTGCGCGCCAGCAGGAAGCGCGCGTTCTCGAACAGCGCGATGTTGCCGATGTGGTCGAAGTGCCCGTGCGTGAGGATCACCTCGGGCGCCGTGGCCGGATCGACCTCCGCCAGAGCGAACGCCTCGTGCGGCTCGAGCAGGAAGGTGCGCTGGCGGTTGTCGCCGCCGAGGCGCGAGAAGCCGGTGTCGACGACGATCTCGCGCTCGCCGTCGCGCAGCACCCAGAAGAAGTAGTCCATCTCCAGGTCGCCGTCGGGCTCGCCGTAGAGGGGGTAGTTGAGGTAGACGCCCTCGCGGGTGGCGTGCCGTGTGCCGTAGCGCACGATCGTCACCTGCCAGAGGTGCTTCTGCTCACTCGGCATGGCGCAGCTCCCAGATGCGGTCGGCCGCCCGCAGG encodes:
- a CDS encoding N-acyl homoserine lactonase family protein, translated to MPSEQKHLWQVTIVRYGTRHATREGVYLNYPLYGEPDGDLEMDYFFWVLRDGEREIVVDTGFSRLGGDNRQRTFLLEPHEAFALAEVDPATAPEVILTHGHFDHIGNIALFENARFLLARKEFDFWTGPNGHQTLFHHSVEDTEIAALVAARDAGRIDFFGGELDYAPGVRVIEVGGHTPGQAMVLVDTSEGTVLLASDAVHYYEEYERDMPFTSVAELPAMYDAFRLIRDALASGEVAHVVTGHDPSTLDRFPRAAGALGEHASVIGELPATSAAPAADIHPDQKGAADALR